The following coding sequences lie in one Bacteroides helcogenes P 36-108 genomic window:
- a CDS encoding DUF3575 domain-containing protein, which translates to MTTGIAGSCAYPGVKDFAPPHKRPAVNRMKAPVSPAEFIQIINRMLKRMMWLPLVMLSVLPLRAQSQSAEADSVYEFRFVPQKDVFFIPYKDNLSEMQRLSRFVGQYRQEIADGRLPLHVDGYCSSLAGAKANLAVAKLRSNRVKSELLILHNGLREECFITRNHAEGGDFVTVRIIFPATLTEDADKPTVQPKEENASAVAGQAVTEKEPEENASVSENTVSVSADLKAAESSSVLADLKATPYTLALRANLLRWATLTPDLGVEWRINRNVGILVNGSRTSWSWDNKNRRYALWRVSPEVRYYIGKEKRAYLGAMYRFGEFNYKLGDTGKQGDLQGGGITGGWQLPLSRALAIDFSLGLGYIRTDYDEYVVIDGVRVKQGSESKNRWGPVSAGVTLMWKLF; encoded by the coding sequence GTGACAACGGGCATAGCGGGAAGTTGTGCCTATCCCGGCGTGAAGGATTTTGCGCCTCCCCACAAGCGTCCCGCCGTGAACCGGATGAAAGCCCCCGTGTCTCCTGCTGAATTTATCCAAATCATAAATAGAATGTTGAAAAGAATGATGTGGCTGCCGCTTGTCATGCTGTCAGTGCTGCCCTTGCGGGCGCAAAGCCAAAGCGCAGAGGCGGACAGCGTGTACGAATTCCGGTTCGTACCCCAGAAAGACGTGTTTTTCATTCCCTACAAGGACAACCTGTCCGAGATGCAACGCCTGTCCCGGTTTGTAGGGCAATACCGGCAGGAAATCGCGGACGGCAGGCTGCCCCTCCACGTGGACGGATATTGCAGTTCCCTTGCGGGCGCAAAGGCTAACCTTGCCGTGGCGAAGCTGCGCTCCAACCGGGTGAAAAGTGAACTGCTAATACTGCACAACGGGCTGCGTGAGGAGTGCTTCATCACCCGCAACCATGCCGAAGGCGGCGACTTTGTGACGGTGAGAATCATCTTCCCGGCTACTCTTACGGAAGATGCAGACAAACCGACGGTGCAGCCGAAAGAAGAGAACGCTTCGGCTGTGGCCGGACAAGCGGTTACGGAGAAAGAGCCGGAGGAAAATGCATCCGTTTCGGAAAACACCGTTTCTGTTTCGGCAGATTTGAAAGCCGCCGAGTCCTCTTCTGTCTTGGCAGATTTGAAAGCCACCCCCTATACATTGGCTCTCCGTGCCAACCTGCTGCGCTGGGCTACGCTCACCCCCGACCTCGGCGTGGAGTGGCGCATCAACCGCAACGTGGGCATTTTAGTAAACGGAAGCCGGACCTCGTGGAGCTGGGACAACAAGAACCGCCGCTATGCCCTTTGGCGCGTGTCGCCCGAAGTGCGCTATTATATAGGTAAGGAGAAACGCGCCTATCTCGGAGCGATGTACCGTTTCGGAGAGTTCAACTACAAGCTTGGCGACACAGGCAAGCAGGGCGACTTGCAGGGCGGCGGCATCACGGGCGGATGGCAGTTGCCGCTGAGCCGTGCACTTGCAATAGACTTCTCGCTCGGCTTGGGCTACATTCGTACCGACTATGACGAGTACGTGGTCATCGATGGCGTGAGGGTGAAGCAAGGCAGCGAAAGCAAGAACCGGTGGGGCCCGGTATCTGCCGGAGTGACACTGATGTGGAAACTGTTTTGA
- a CDS encoding smalltalk protein, with translation MKISKENWKTILKVIGTIIAAIASTLGVHATMR, from the coding sequence ATGAAAATAAGCAAAGAAAACTGGAAGACTATCCTTAAAGTAATAGGAACCATTATTGCCGCCATCGCCAGCACGTTGGGAGTGCATGCAACGATGCGCTAA
- a CDS encoding CYTH domain-containing protein, producing MPQEIERKFLVTGEYKSQACSQSRIRQGYISSARGRTVRVRIRDGRGYLTIKGASDASGVSRYEWEREIPLREAEDLMLLCEPGAIDKTRYLVPCGRHTFEVDEFYGDNLGLTVAEVELASPDEPFERPGFIGSEVTGDVRYYNSQLMKHPFREW from the coding sequence ATGCCGCAAGAGATAGAACGCAAATTCCTCGTGACGGGAGAATACAAGTCACAGGCCTGTTCGCAGAGCCGCATCAGGCAGGGGTACATCAGCAGTGCGCGCGGGCGCACGGTGCGTGTCCGCATCCGCGACGGCAGGGGCTACCTCACCATAAAGGGAGCTTCCGACGCATCGGGCGTCAGCCGCTATGAGTGGGAGAGGGAGATCCCTCTGCGCGAGGCCGAAGACCTGATGCTGCTTTGCGAGCCGGGCGCGATAGACAAGACCCGTTACCTTGTGCCCTGCGGCCGCCACACCTTCGAGGTGGACGAGTTCTATGGCGACAACTTAGGGCTGACCGTGGCCGAGGTGGAGCTTGCCTCGCCCGACGAACCTTTCGAGAGGCCCGGCTTCATCGGGAGCGAAGTGACGGGCGACGTGAGATATTACAATTCACAGTTGATGAAACACCCGTTCAGGGAGTGGTAA
- a CDS encoding HigA family addiction module antitoxin, with protein MITIKGVAPDMIANNIEPFEPTHPGEVLKDEIEYRGISQRKLAAEMGVSYTQLNEVLNAKRQLTVEYALLIEAVLDLPAEPLIKMQARYNMLTMKRNKTFAQRLEKIRKVAAML; from the coding sequence ATGATTACTATTAAAGGGGTTGCCCCAGATATGATTGCAAACAACATTGAGCCTTTCGAGCCAACCCACCCGGGCGAAGTTCTGAAAGATGAGATAGAATACCGTGGCATTTCACAACGCAAACTTGCCGCAGAAATGGGTGTGTCATACACGCAACTGAACGAGGTGTTGAACGCAAAGCGTCAGTTGACCGTGGAATATGCCTTGTTGATTGAAGCCGTATTGGATTTGCCTGCCGAGCCCCTGATTAAGATGCAAGCACGTTACAATATGCTTACCATGAAGCGCAACAAGACCTTCGCCCAACGTCTTGAAAAAATCCGCAAGGTTGCGGCAATGCTGTAA
- a CDS encoding FimB/Mfa2 family fimbrial subunit: MERIQKRMTENGRSSRINAVRKTVFSACAAVITLAAVFLQTACVKDELYNTPHPDKGAVQITTDWTGRSSDAVLPESYILRIGSVEPATRSTGGEEQTVSGETNLFKSLLTPSTQHLLVYHQADGITINGTTATVNTLEDGTLNPMPGFLFSAAKELTIPKDDTLKVTVPMMQHIRTLTLTLKLNNGDEQRIAGTTATLTGIAPSVDLTTGNVAATEGKAVVPVFTLGTAAYGKARAGTSASPSVACKTTRATGNPVLAASLRLLGVMTGEKQELNIAVALTNGTVQTIKTDLTEALKNFGSGEIEPLFLDATLTLPAELGVSATISDWNTVDNGGITVN; this comes from the coding sequence ATGGAAAGAATACAGAAAAGAATGACAGAAAACGGACGCTCATCAAGAATAAACGCTGTTCGTAAAACGGTTTTCTCCGCATGTGCCGCAGTGATTACCTTAGCGGCGGTTTTCTTGCAGACCGCTTGCGTGAAGGACGAGCTTTACAACACCCCGCATCCCGACAAGGGTGCGGTGCAGATTACCACCGACTGGACGGGGCGATCCTCGGATGCCGTGCTGCCGGAAAGCTATATCCTGCGTATCGGCAGCGTGGAGCCTGCCACAAGAAGCACGGGCGGCGAGGAGCAGACGGTAAGCGGCGAAACGAACCTCTTTAAGTCGCTGCTTACCCCAAGCACTCAACATCTGTTAGTCTATCACCAAGCGGACGGCATCACCATCAATGGGACCACCGCCACGGTGAACACATTGGAAGACGGAACGCTGAACCCCATGCCGGGCTTCCTGTTCTCGGCGGCCAAAGAGCTGACTATACCGAAGGATGATACGCTGAAAGTGACCGTACCCATGATGCAGCACATCCGCACATTGACATTAACGCTGAAGTTGAACAACGGCGACGAGCAGCGCATAGCCGGAACCACCGCCACGCTGACGGGTATCGCTCCGTCCGTGGATTTGACTACCGGAAACGTGGCAGCAACGGAAGGAAAGGCGGTTGTCCCCGTATTCACATTAGGGACTGCCGCCTACGGAAAGGCACGTGCAGGGACTTCGGCATCGCCGTCTGTCGCCTGCAAAACAACCCGCGCCACGGGAAATCCGGTATTGGCGGCTTCGTTGCGACTGCTCGGCGTAATGACGGGTGAGAAGCAGGAACTGAACATCGCCGTAGCCCTTACCAACGGCACGGTGCAGACCATCAAGACCGACCTCACCGAAGCCCTGAAGAACTTCGGCAGCGGAGAAATCGAGCCGTTGTTTTTGGATGCCACGCTGACGCTGCCCGCCGAGCTGGGTGTGAGCGCCACCATCAGCGACTGGAACACGGTGGATAACGGGGGCATTACGGTAAACTGA
- a CDS encoding fimbrillin family protein: MNKKTFSLFVRRRSVRAIVLLAMAVTATLASCSSEDMTDNPVETLPEGMYPLTFTATRGEVVATPQTRVSDYDDNGVHSSKWTDGDPIKVQIGNGTVGTYTLKADGTINAQAANTPVYWQSNAPGQTITAWYPASATSDYLKDQSGALPYVLKATATAAFNTTPSLPFAHKLAKFRFKLTGNAITQEGINPIAKLQDMTPTVTVKGIAKTTYANGEIQAASDAVAEDITPYKNGEYYEVLLLPGQVVDNFVKIDVPNVGIYYYTPKSADNTTNLTMEAANCYTYDIAAERPANFVGRFTIANYFYWDDDTSWTPDKSFDEFEKKEIAINSCKDAITWDEACKYLTAGVYWDAGDAGENQQTFTLSGSNGTTTTYHSGLWLMKMQHINLSSDTELKNKVSATPGRPAAKDIDKYFFLPATGYYVFYQAGIRGKYWLRSPAGPNSADALTFVKDDVYLSGFGRTQCSLIMFAQ, from the coding sequence ATGAACAAGAAAACATTCTCTCTTTTTGTCCGCAGGCGCAGCGTCCGCGCTATTGTGCTGCTGGCAATGGCCGTCACCGCCACGCTTGCCTCGTGCAGCAGCGAAGACATGACGGACAACCCCGTGGAAACTTTGCCCGAAGGCATGTATCCGCTGACCTTCACCGCCACGCGGGGCGAAGTGGTGGCAACACCGCAAACACGTGTATCTGATTATGACGACAACGGTGTTCATAGCAGCAAGTGGACGGATGGCGACCCAATTAAAGTGCAGATAGGCAACGGCACAGTGGGTACATATACCCTAAAAGCTGATGGCACAATCAATGCACAAGCCGCAAACACGCCCGTCTATTGGCAGAGCAACGCACCGGGACAGACCATCACCGCATGGTATCCTGCTTCTGCCACTTCCGACTACTTGAAAGACCAATCCGGTGCTTTGCCCTACGTGCTGAAGGCCACCGCAACGGCCGCCTTTAACACCACGCCATCACTGCCGTTCGCGCATAAGTTGGCAAAGTTCCGCTTCAAGCTGACGGGAAACGCCATCACACAAGAAGGCATCAACCCCATCGCCAAACTGCAAGACATGACCCCCACCGTCACAGTAAAAGGCATTGCCAAGACCACTTACGCCAATGGAGAGATTCAAGCTGCATCCGATGCCGTAGCCGAAGACATTACTCCCTACAAAAACGGAGAGTATTACGAAGTGCTCCTGCTGCCCGGCCAAGTAGTCGATAACTTCGTCAAGATAGATGTACCCAATGTCGGCATCTACTACTATACTCCCAAGAGTGCCGATAACACAACCAACCTGACAATGGAAGCAGCGAATTGCTATACCTACGACATTGCAGCGGAGAGACCGGCTAATTTCGTAGGTAGATTTACCATTGCTAATTACTTCTATTGGGATGATGATACTTCTTGGACACCCGACAAGAGTTTTGACGAATTCGAAAAGAAAGAGATAGCCATCAACTCTTGTAAGGACGCTATTACTTGGGATGAGGCCTGTAAGTATTTGACTGCAGGTGTTTATTGGGACGCAGGGGATGCAGGTGAAAATCAGCAGACTTTCACTCTTAGTGGGAGCAATGGTACAACAACTACTTATCATTCCGGCTTGTGGCTGATGAAGATGCAACATATAAATCTAAGTTCGGATACAGAATTGAAGAATAAAGTTTCCGCTACGCCTGGTCGTCCTGCAGCAAAAGATATCGACAAATACTTTTTCTTGCCTGCAACAGGCTACTACGTCTTCTACCAAGCAGGCATTAGGGGCAAGTATTGGTTGCGGAGTCCTGCTGGACCTAACTCTGCTGACGCGTTGACATTTGTGAAAGACGACGTCTATCTGTCCGGGTTCGGTCGTACCCAATGCAGCCTGATTATGTTCGCTCAGTAG
- a CDS encoding DUF6722 family protein — MFALLLSSAFGDMENPWVIASVIVASAVTLITGLWLVKTKSGKEE, encoded by the coding sequence ATATTTGCGCTATTACTTTCATCAGCATTTGGGGATATGGAAAATCCGTGGGTGATAGCTTCTGTAATAGTAGCATCAGCCGTCACATTAATAACCGGTCTTTGGCTCGTAAAGACTAAAAGCGGAAAGGAGGAGTGA
- a CDS encoding HU family DNA-binding protein produces MPVIYKSFQSILANKAGQKLFYPRVILTGNVGTTQVAREIAELSSLSTGDSKNVIDNLVTVLTRHLQSSESVTLDGLGTFRLVMKSTQNGVADETKVSATQASLHVRFLPASTRQANGSVSTRSLVSGVKCVRFDLKDTTAAGGTGSGSGSGSGGGDENENPLG; encoded by the coding sequence ATGCCAGTAATTTACAAATCTTTCCAGTCCATCCTTGCCAACAAGGCAGGCCAGAAGCTTTTCTATCCCCGCGTGATATTGACGGGAAACGTGGGAACCACCCAGGTGGCCCGTGAAATAGCGGAGCTTTCTTCTCTTTCCACCGGTGACTCCAAGAACGTTATCGACAACCTGGTGACTGTGCTCACCCGCCACCTCCAGTCGTCCGAAAGCGTGACGCTGGACGGGCTCGGTACTTTCCGCCTCGTGATGAAATCCACCCAGAACGGCGTGGCCGACGAGACCAAGGTATCGGCTACACAAGCCTCGCTGCACGTGCGGTTTCTGCCTGCATCCACCCGCCAGGCCAATGGCAGTGTATCCACCCGTTCGCTGGTCAGCGGCGTGAAGTGCGTGCGCTTCGACCTGAAAGACACCACAGCCGCAGGAGGCACAGGCAGCGGATCGGGCAGCGGTTCGGGCGGTGGTGACGAGAACGAGAATCCATTAGGCTAA
- a CDS encoding fimbrillin family protein has product MKAKFMMMMAAAATVLAACNNDDESDNWAGEIRLSSGLTVQQTDTRAATDIQGSQFASGEKIDVFISENTQAGQDATTTTIYGQPLIYTTGSNGVMGAPTGSQPYFPASGNGVNIYAYYPSGKVTDIAATSLTFSVEENQNDDANYKASDLMYGKPAQNPVARTSSPTTLTFTHLLSKVTITLVQGSGAPSLTDAVVTLKNVLPSTTLNPSAGTIAATASGDAKGIIVKAKTNSALSGSAIVVPQTLETSFIEVTLANGGVLTSKDLKDGSGNPINSVALTSGNVYTYTITVNLTSLDITSTITPWTPKTGTGNAEMQ; this is encoded by the coding sequence ATGAAAGCAAAATTTATGATGATGATGGCTGCTGCCGCAACGGTGCTGGCAGCGTGCAACAATGACGATGAGAGCGATAACTGGGCAGGAGAAATCCGCCTGAGTAGCGGGCTGACGGTGCAGCAGACCGACACACGTGCTGCCACCGACATCCAAGGCAGCCAGTTTGCCAGCGGAGAGAAAATTGATGTGTTTATCAGTGAAAACACGCAAGCAGGGCAGGATGCTACCACTACCACTATCTATGGCCAGCCCCTGATTTATACAACGGGGAGCAATGGTGTAATGGGTGCTCCCACCGGCAGTCAGCCCTACTTCCCCGCCAGTGGCAACGGCGTGAATATCTATGCCTACTACCCGTCGGGAAAGGTAACTGATATCGCTGCCACAAGCCTTACTTTCAGCGTAGAAGAAAACCAAAACGATGATGCGAACTACAAGGCGAGTGACTTGATGTATGGAAAGCCTGCACAGAATCCCGTAGCCCGGACCAGTTCACCCACCACACTTACTTTCACACATCTACTTTCCAAGGTCACCATAACATTGGTGCAAGGCAGTGGAGCACCGAGTTTAACCGATGCCGTTGTGACATTGAAGAATGTGCTACCTTCCACTACATTGAATCCGAGTGCCGGAACTATAGCAGCCACAGCCAGCGGAGATGCTAAAGGCATCATCGTTAAGGCCAAGACCAATTCAGCCTTATCAGGAAGTGCCATCGTTGTTCCGCAGACACTTGAAACCAGTTTCATTGAAGTGACGTTGGCAAATGGCGGAGTGTTGACTTCAAAAGACCTGAAAGACGGTAGTGGTAATCCCATCAACAGTGTTGCACTTACCTCCGGCAATGTTTACACCTATACGATAACGGTTAATCTGACCTCATTGGACATAACTTCCACAATCACTCCGTGGACTCCAAAAACAGGCACTGGCAACGCCGAAATGCAATAA
- a CDS encoding DUF4373 domain-containing protein, producing MARVKRRGLDYFPLNTDFIHDRLTRRIMKREGDGALAILLGALSCIYAGEGYYVRTDNLFYEDISSCLYEKNEEDVRRILALAVEYGIFDAALFEKYGILTSAEIQRQYIFSTRRRRSTLIDPLYRLTDEEEDEEPSAGKTEEGTSPSTPESVTQTPGNVTQTPENVTSGTHSIAQHSIAHQSKAYPPPSAPGTAEGGISEVADSSSAEEEYLKKICEMKPPQDGTPRNLEGLLLSLRQFRIPAAEQYALVLKSNFGAIGHPMWKGFSTLRSDHGKIRQPGRYLLSLCYPKGSS from the coding sequence ATGGCAAGAGTAAAAAGACGGGGGCTCGACTACTTCCCCCTGAACACCGATTTCATACACGACCGCCTGACGCGCCGCATCATGAAGCGCGAGGGCGACGGCGCCCTGGCCATCCTGCTCGGCGCCCTGTCGTGCATCTATGCCGGCGAGGGCTACTATGTGCGCACCGACAACCTGTTCTACGAAGACATCTCCTCCTGCCTCTACGAGAAAAACGAGGAAGACGTGCGGCGCATACTCGCCCTGGCCGTGGAGTACGGCATATTCGACGCCGCCCTCTTTGAAAAGTACGGCATACTGACCTCCGCCGAGATACAGCGCCAGTACATCTTCAGCACCCGCCGCCGGAGATCTACGCTCATCGACCCCCTCTATCGCCTCACGGATGAGGAAGAAGACGAGGAGCCGTCCGCCGGAAAAACGGAAGAAGGCACATCGCCCTCTACTCCCGAAAGTGTAACGCAAACACCCGGAAATGTAACGCAAACGCCCGAAAATGTAACATCGGGTACACATAGCATAGCACAGCACAGCATAGCACATCAAAGCAAAGCATATCCCCCTCCTTCGGCCCCCGGCACAGCAGAGGGGGGAATTTCTGAGGTTGCGGACTCTTCGTCCGCAGAGGAGGAATATCTCAAGAAGATCTGCGAGATGAAGCCTCCGCAGGATGGCACGCCGCGCAATCTGGAAGGGCTTCTGCTCAGCCTGCGCCAATTCCGCATTCCTGCGGCAGAACAGTATGCCCTCGTTCTGAAAAGCAACTTCGGCGCCATCGGGCATCCCATGTGGAAAGGCTTCTCCACGCTGCGGAGCGACCACGGCAAGATACGCCAGCCGGGACGCTATCTGCTGAGCCTGTGCTATCCCAAAGGAAGTTCCTGA
- a CDS encoding GNAT family N-acetyltransferase has protein sequence MEQQHRIQLASAYDIRRLKRKETVKSFDCGDADLNDFILKESALYRQALLAVSYIVESKQDSSVVSAYFSLANDRVSLTDFANKTEFNRFRKHRFVNEKRLKSYPAVKICRLGVSSSMKGMHLGSFLLNFIKSYFVVNNKTGCRFLTVDAYADAIPFYLKNGFILLNDEDADADTRLLYFDLETIVDDEADE, from the coding sequence ATGGAGCAGCAACATAGAATACAGCTTGCATCTGCGTATGACATACGTAGATTGAAACGAAAGGAAACGGTGAAATCGTTCGATTGCGGAGACGCAGATTTGAACGATTTTATTTTGAAGGAATCAGCTCTTTATAGGCAAGCTCTTTTGGCGGTCAGCTACATCGTGGAAAGCAAACAAGACAGCAGCGTGGTATCTGCCTATTTCAGTTTGGCGAATGATAGGGTGTCTTTGACGGACTTTGCCAATAAGACAGAATTCAACCGTTTCCGTAAGCATCGTTTTGTCAACGAGAAGCGTCTGAAAAGTTATCCTGCTGTGAAAATATGCCGTTTAGGAGTTAGCTCATCAATGAAAGGAATGCACTTGGGCTCATTTCTTTTGAATTTCATTAAAAGCTATTTTGTAGTGAACAACAAGACCGGCTGCCGTTTCCTTACCGTAGACGCTTACGCTGATGCGATACCTTTTTATCTGAAGAATGGCTTTATCCTTTTGAACGACGAAGATGCCGATGCCGACACCCGTCTGCTCTATTTCGATTTGGAAACGATTGTAGACGACGAAGCGGACGAATAG
- a CDS encoding fimbrillin family protein translates to MRRNKQNIFMATALLLMAGCGNDNEGTPPNGGDRVALQVSSGIHMQTRAYNNTWESGDAIGIYMLNDKTAEAENCKYTTEKNGTSGTFKADAANTIYFPINGDTRDFAAYYPYRETIANGIYPVDVTTQTSQKAIDLMGAAKVTGKNKNDADVAFEFAHKLVKLEMTILPDGTSLTAEDMKDLKVEITNQPVLATYDVVNGGNVNVATPAEPKDITLLTNADGTSAEGIVLPNASTEGMYLRFTLEGIDTPFTWEIHSAKLSLEYKAGMKYTYKITVTKTAVNVTSTVTDWTAGNGEEGETGSAE, encoded by the coding sequence ATGAGAAGGAATAAACAGAACATCTTTATGGCAACCGCCCTCCTGCTGATGGCAGGTTGCGGCAACGACAACGAGGGAACGCCCCCGAACGGTGGCGACCGCGTGGCTCTGCAAGTGAGCAGCGGCATCCATATGCAAACCCGTGCCTACAACAACACTTGGGAAAGCGGTGATGCCATCGGCATCTACATGCTGAACGATAAGACGGCGGAAGCGGAGAACTGCAAGTACACCACCGAAAAAAACGGCACAAGCGGCACATTCAAGGCCGATGCCGCCAACACCATCTATTTCCCGATAAACGGAGATACGAGAGACTTCGCCGCCTACTATCCCTACCGGGAAACCATTGCGAACGGCATTTATCCGGTGGACGTGACTACGCAGACCTCACAGAAAGCCATCGACCTGATGGGAGCCGCCAAAGTGACGGGCAAGAACAAGAACGATGCGGACGTAGCATTCGAGTTCGCCCACAAATTAGTGAAATTGGAAATGACCATCCTGCCCGACGGCACATCTTTGACCGCCGAGGACATGAAAGACTTGAAAGTGGAGATTACCAACCAGCCCGTCCTCGCCACTTACGACGTGGTGAATGGCGGCAACGTGAACGTAGCTACTCCGGCAGAGCCTAAAGACATCACCCTGCTGACCAATGCCGACGGAACCTCCGCCGAGGGCATCGTGCTGCCCAATGCTTCCACCGAGGGCATGTACCTGCGCTTCACGCTGGAAGGCATCGACACGCCGTTCACTTGGGAGATTCACAGTGCCAAGCTGTCCTTAGAGTATAAGGCGGGCATGAAGTACACCTACAAGATTACCGTGACCAAGACCGCCGTCAACGTGACTTCCACCGTCACCGACTGGACTGCGGGCAACGGTGAAGAAGGCGAGACGGGCAGTGCGGAATAA
- a CDS encoding N-acetylmuramoyl-L-alanine amidase: MRKINYIVVHCSATREGHALTLQALEAEHRRRGFSTTGYHYYIRRDGTVLGTRSLELAGAHCRGHNAHSIGVCYEGGLDAEGNPKDTRTPEQRWALRLLIHQLLKQFRNARLCGHRDLSPDLDGNGTVEACEWTKQCPCFDVAKEL, encoded by the coding sequence ATGCGAAAAATCAACTACATCGTGGTGCATTGCAGCGCCACGCGTGAGGGACACGCGCTCACCCTCCAAGCCCTCGAAGCCGAACACCGCCGCCGCGGTTTCAGCACCACGGGCTACCACTACTACATCCGCCGCGACGGAACCGTGCTCGGAACGCGGTCTCTGGAACTGGCCGGCGCGCACTGCCGCGGACACAACGCACATTCGATAGGCGTCTGCTATGAAGGCGGGCTGGATGCAGAGGGCAACCCCAAAGACACCCGCACGCCGGAACAGCGGTGGGCACTGCGCCTGCTGATACACCAATTGCTGAAGCAGTTCCGCAACGCCCGCCTCTGCGGACACCGTGACCTCAGCCCCGACCTCGACGGCAACGGAACAGTGGAAGCATGCGAATGGACGAAGCAGTGCCCGTGCTTTGACGTGGCAAAAGAATTATAA
- a CDS encoding LexA family transcriptional regulator, whose translation MNEEKDRMFCAAEIVKRAKLEKNFKTDSELAAFLGISRSTLSNWIARNSIDFPLVLGRFGDVDYNWLLTGNGSPALRPAFCESPLARGEVELIHNPKTTEALDDRDVSLYDISAAANLKTLLTDKSQHILGSIRIPNVPRCDGAVYVSGDSMYPILKAGDIIGFRSIQDFASVIFGEMYIVSFQRDGDEYLTVKYVNHSDAPDCLKLVSYNPHHDPMDLPLKDINAMGIVKFSIRKNLMM comes from the coding sequence ATGAACGAAGAAAAAGACCGGATGTTCTGTGCCGCCGAAATAGTGAAGCGCGCCAAGTTGGAGAAGAATTTTAAGACGGACAGTGAGCTGGCCGCCTTTTTAGGTATTTCACGCTCTACGTTGAGCAACTGGATTGCCCGCAACAGCATCGATTTCCCCTTGGTGTTGGGCAGGTTTGGCGATGTGGACTACAACTGGCTGCTGACGGGAAACGGAAGCCCCGCCCTTCGCCCCGCATTCTGCGAAAGCCCTTTGGCGAGGGGGGAAGTCGAGCTGATTCACAATCCCAAAACAACGGAGGCTTTGGACGACCGTGACGTTTCACTATACGACATCTCCGCCGCCGCCAACCTCAAGACGCTGCTCACGGACAAGTCTCAGCATATCTTAGGCAGCATCCGCATTCCCAACGTGCCCCGTTGCGACGGCGCCGTCTATGTGTCCGGCGACTCGATGTACCCCATTCTCAAGGCGGGCGACATCATAGGCTTCCGCAGCATACAGGACTTTGCGAGCGTCATCTTCGGCGAGATGTACATCGTCTCCTTCCAGCGCGACGGCGACGAGTACCTCACGGTGAAGTACGTCAACCACTCCGATGCGCCCGACTGCCTGAAGCTCGTCAGCTACAACCCCCACCACGACCCCATGGACCTGCCGCTGAAGGACATCAACGCAATGGGCATCGTGAAGTTCTCCATCCGTAAGAACCTCATGATGTAG
- a CDS encoding type II toxin-antitoxin system RelE/ParE family toxin — protein MEITFEQEYLRDMYRTGKSTDKKHRFQPEIIRKYRKVVDIMIDQTDTSDLRKYNGLNYEQLKGDKSGLSSVRVNDQYRIEFEEKTVGEQTIASICNITELSNHYK, from the coding sequence ATGGAAATTACTTTTGAACAAGAATATTTGCGCGATATGTACCGCACGGGGAAGTCAACCGACAAAAAACATCGGTTTCAGCCTGAAATTATCCGCAAATACAGAAAGGTTGTCGATATTATGATAGACCAAACTGACACCTCGGATTTAAGAAAATACAATGGCTTGAATTACGAGCAACTGAAAGGAGACAAGTCCGGGCTTTCTTCCGTAAGGGTAAACGACCAATACCGCATTGAGTTTGAAGAAAAGACCGTTGGCGAACAAACCATTGCCTCGATTTGTAATATAACAGAATTGTCTAATCATTATAAATAA